One segment of Methanolinea mesophila DNA contains the following:
- a CDS encoding MFS transporter — MKVEPGTGSGSLSPGACNRTLIMLMVLIGTAMAVVDGIVVSIALPTITDFFSVGVTGSQWVITGYLVTETSLLLIFGKVSEYTGKRKLFLAGIALFTLSSLACGLSGSLSELILFRVLQATGGAMLFSISAALLFEIFPTGEQGRAMGYVGATIAIASMIAPVLGGFLTDTLGWEYIFLINVPIGAVIFPLALKYMHPGEERKARLKMDWAGAITMILFMVAIILFMGELAGGTGITPAAIGYLILFLVSFGVFFANERRQKDPLLDLSIFRNRLFTLPSIAMILLFIAFFMVNLVGPFYFEGVMGLQPSQVGLVFLIAPIIMIIASPVSGWLYDRYQYRFTAAAGIFLCGISMLLLGYGALTMDLGTIVLTFVPLSIGSALFQSPNNTEIMRALPKEQLGIASSLSATIRNLGMTLGVSLSSILLAYQLLLAGYTGPVTKADPTLLAGSISVIMVIGAAFCFIGTLFSAMRNAGPGEGMPGPRRE, encoded by the coding sequence ATGAAGGTCGAACCGGGCACCGGGAGTGGATCACTATCACCAGGGGCCTGCAACCGGACCCTCATCATGCTCATGGTCCTTATCGGCACGGCAATGGCCGTAGTCGACGGGATCGTGGTCAGTATCGCCCTCCCCACCATCACCGATTTTTTCTCTGTAGGGGTGACCGGGTCCCAGTGGGTGATCACCGGGTACCTGGTGACCGAGACATCCCTTCTGTTGATCTTCGGCAAAGTATCCGAGTATACTGGGAAAAGAAAGCTGTTCCTGGCCGGCATCGCGCTCTTTACGCTGAGCTCGCTCGCGTGCGGCCTCTCGGGAAGCCTCTCCGAGCTGATCCTCTTCCGGGTCCTCCAGGCAACGGGAGGGGCGATGCTCTTTTCGATCAGTGCCGCCCTGCTCTTCGAGATCTTCCCCACCGGGGAGCAGGGAAGGGCCATGGGATACGTGGGCGCGACAATCGCAATCGCCAGTATGATCGCACCCGTCCTCGGGGGTTTTCTCACCGATACCCTGGGATGGGAGTACATCTTCCTGATCAACGTCCCTATCGGGGCGGTGATTTTCCCCCTTGCACTGAAGTACATGCATCCCGGAGAAGAAAGGAAGGCCCGCCTGAAAATGGACTGGGCCGGCGCAATCACCATGATCCTGTTCATGGTCGCCATTATCCTCTTCATGGGAGAGCTTGCAGGAGGGACGGGCATTACCCCGGCAGCCATCGGGTACCTGATCCTTTTCCTCGTCTCGTTCGGGGTGTTCTTTGCGAACGAGAGACGGCAGAAGGATCCCCTCCTCGACCTCTCCATATTCAGGAACAGGTTGTTCACCCTGCCGAGCATCGCGATGATACTGCTCTTCATCGCGTTTTTTATGGTGAACCTCGTCGGACCGTTCTATTTCGAAGGGGTCATGGGCCTGCAGCCTTCGCAGGTGGGGCTCGTGTTCCTGATCGCACCGATCATCATGATCATCGCCTCTCCGGTGAGCGGATGGCTCTATGACCGCTATCAGTACAGGTTCACCGCGGCTGCGGGAATCTTCCTCTGCGGGATATCGATGCTCCTCCTGGGTTACGGGGCGCTCACGATGGACCTCGGGACCATCGTGCTCACCTTCGTACCGTTATCGATCGGAAGTGCGCTCTTCCAGAGCCCCAACAATACCGAGATAATGCGGGCGCTCCCCAAGGAACAGCTCGGGATCGCATCGAGCCTCTCTGCGACCATCAGGAACCTGGGGATGACCCTGGGAGTATCTCTCTCCAGCATCCTGCTCGCATACCAGCTCCTCCTCGCCGGGTATACCGGCCCGGTCACAAAAGCGGACCCGACCCTCCTCGCGGGATCCATAAGCGTTATCATGGTGATCGGGGCCGCCTTCTGTTTCATCGGAACCCTGTTCTCGGCGATGCGGAACGCCGGACCCGGGGAAGGTATGCCGGGACCGCGCCGTGAATAG
- a CDS encoding universal stress protein, translating into MFHTILIAIDGSPITHKVLQVGVDEAKIWRSGMHLIYVIESGWPEGDVARELTIREMEEDSDALLRSIRNEIEANGGVVTIHKKHGHAGEEIVRAAGDLNADLVIVGSVGKSQVKRMLAGSVSTYVVTHSPVTTLVVKP; encoded by the coding sequence ATGTTCCATACAATTCTCATCGCGATTGACGGTTCGCCTATTACGCACAAGGTCCTGCAGGTGGGGGTCGATGAAGCGAAGATCTGGAGATCCGGGATGCACCTGATCTATGTGATCGAATCCGGGTGGCCGGAGGGCGATGTCGCCAGGGAACTTACCATCCGGGAGATGGAAGAAGATTCCGATGCATTGCTCCGGTCTATCCGGAACGAGATCGAGGCCAACGGTGGTGTCGTGACCATCCACAAAAAACATGGTCATGCCGGGGAGGAGATCGTCAGGGCCGCCGGGGATCTCAATGCCGACCTCGTAATCGTGGGTTCAGTAGGGAAAAGCCAGGTAAAACGGATGCTCGCCGGGAGCGTGAGCACTTACGTAGTAACCCATTCGCCGGTCACCACCCTGGTCGTCAAGCCCTGA
- the rnc gene encoding ribonuclease III, with protein MEENRRKELEKLLFLPEIGLKEISVEDLELYDRALTHRSATPGDQGTAGVEANNERLEFLGDRVLNLIVAEHLYRADHLSEGEMTQRMEVTMNQNLAAIVPTMGIGLETLIRLGPGQEPNSRIIAGAFEAFIGALYLNLGMRQTKKIVLGVLNDELKNFSAERNHKKKLQEFLQKHHRPIPVYRFTSQDGPDHRPVFTYHVLIEGTLYGEGVGSSKAEATQNAAQSALERIRNGK; from the coding sequence ATGGAAGAAAACCGACGTAAAGAGCTTGAAAAACTTTTATTTTTACCGGAAATCGGATTAAAAGAGATTTCTGTCGAAGACCTCGAACTGTATGACAGGGCGCTTACGCACCGCTCCGCGACTCCCGGGGATCAGGGAACCGCGGGTGTCGAGGCGAATAACGAACGCCTGGAATTTCTGGGAGACCGCGTCCTCAACCTTATCGTAGCAGAGCACCTCTACCGTGCGGATCACCTGAGCGAGGGGGAGATGACCCAGAGGATGGAGGTCACTATGAACCAGAATCTCGCCGCCATCGTTCCCACCATGGGGATAGGTCTCGAGACTCTGATCCGGCTCGGCCCTGGCCAGGAGCCGAACTCGAGGATTATCGCAGGGGCCTTTGAAGCGTTTATCGGGGCCCTGTACCTGAACCTCGGGATGCGGCAGACCAAGAAGATCGTGCTCGGGGTTTTAAACGACGAGCTCAAAAATTTCTCCGCCGAACGGAATCACAAGAAGAAACTGCAGGAATTCCTTCAGAAACATCATCGTCCCATCCCGGTGTACAGGTTCACCTCCCAGGACGGGCCGGATCACCGTCCGGTCTTCACCTACCATGTGTTGATCGAGGGAACGCTGTACGGGGAAGGCGTGGGGAGCAGCAAGGCCGAAGCAACACAGAACGCTGCACAGTCGGCCCTGGAAAGGATCCGGAACGGGAAGTGA
- a CDS encoding redoxin domain-containing protein, whose amino-acid sequence MGEVAPDFRLMDQNDVEFRLSDHRGKKIILSFHPLAWTEFCAGQVLALEEHAAMFSSLNTVAVAISVDSVQSKRAWAKTLGVSRTPLLADFWPHGAVATMFRLFREKNGISERAHIVLDEEHRMIFFRIYPIHSVPDVSEIIDLLKHSKPGEKSG is encoded by the coding sequence ATGGGGGAAGTCGCACCCGACTTCAGGTTGATGGACCAGAACGACGTTGAATTCCGCCTCTCCGATCACCGTGGAAAGAAGATTATTCTCTCTTTCCATCCTCTTGCGTGGACGGAGTTCTGCGCCGGACAGGTCCTGGCTCTTGAGGAGCATGCAGCGATGTTTTCATCGCTCAATACCGTCGCGGTGGCGATCAGCGTGGATTCTGTCCAGTCCAAGAGGGCATGGGCAAAGACGCTCGGAGTCTCCCGGACCCCGTTGCTTGCGGATTTCTGGCCCCACGGTGCAGTTGCCACGATGTTTCGGCTGTTCCGCGAGAAGAACGGAATCTCCGAGCGGGCACATATCGTACTTGACGAGGAACACCGGATGATTTTTTTCAGGATATATCCTATTCATTCTGTTCCTGATGTCAGCGAGATCATCGATCTCCTGAAACACAGTAAGCCCGGCGAAAAATCCGGGTAA
- the tsaA gene encoding tRNA (N6-threonylcarbamoyladenosine(37)-N6)-methyltransferase TrmO, whose protein sequence is MDREDVKNEMNGMQPVTFTLRPIGVVRSPYHSMRDAPRQGRLSPGVLSKIAIFEEFRPGVGDLGGVRHIIVLYWLDRAERDLLHATPPGTTTEKPVFATRSPNRPNPIGLCVVEVMKISEGCITVAGLDALDMTPVLDIKPYSPGIDAITCDGPGQNTPNQAM, encoded by the coding sequence ATGGACCGTGAAGACGTGAAGAACGAGATGAATGGCATGCAACCCGTAACGTTTACTCTCCGGCCGATCGGCGTCGTCCGCTCGCCGTACCACTCCATGCGGGACGCCCCCCGCCAGGGCCGGCTGTCCCCCGGAGTGCTCTCGAAGATAGCCATATTCGAAGAATTCCGGCCGGGTGTGGGGGACCTGGGAGGAGTCCGGCATATTATCGTCCTCTACTGGCTCGACCGGGCCGAACGGGATCTCCTCCATGCCACGCCTCCGGGGACTACCACGGAGAAACCCGTATTCGCAACCCGTTCGCCAAATCGTCCCAACCCCATCGGACTTTGCGTCGTGGAGGTCATGAAGATCTCGGAGGGCTGCATCACCGTAGCGGGGCTCGATGCACTCGATATGACCCCGGTGCTCGATATCAAACCGTATTCACCGGGGATCGACGCCATTACGTGCGATGGGCCGGGTCAGAACACGCCGAACCAGGCCATGTAG
- a CDS encoding protease inhibitor I42 family protein, producing MQKKVYVYCGLLIICILLAVQPAAAKIMYFDEEDNGRVVDARVNDLVIISLHENPTTGYRWDVQATDGLTLKSDEFKRPFSYPPREGAGGVRTWDYVISGAGTQEFSATYHPAWMPAEEDDQRYELVFNVLPARSFSTLVAGKSNTPTASQLLARYRANEHI from the coding sequence GTGCAAAAAAAGGTGTATGTGTATTGCGGGCTGCTGATAATCTGCATCCTTCTCGCGGTGCAGCCGGCTGCTGCAAAGATCATGTATTTTGACGAAGAGGATAACGGAAGGGTTGTCGACGCCCGGGTGAACGATCTGGTGATCATATCCCTCCACGAGAACCCTACCACCGGGTATAGGTGGGATGTCCAGGCGACCGATGGACTTACCCTGAAATCGGATGAATTCAAGAGACCGTTCTCCTATCCGCCGAGAGAAGGTGCCGGGGGAGTGCGCACCTGGGACTATGTAATCTCAGGTGCAGGGACCCAGGAGTTTTCGGCTACCTATCACCCCGCGTGGATGCCTGCCGAAGAGGACGACCAGCGTTATGAACTTGTCTTCAACGTGCTGCCGGCCCGGAGTTTTTCAACCCTGGTTGCCGGGAAGAGCAATACCCCTACCGCGTCTCAGCTCCTGGCCCGCTACAGGGCGAATGAGCACATATAA
- a CDS encoding PKD domain-containing protein → MRYRYFRGAIAPAIIICCFLVFSSPAAAFVPPAGEYYGTVTIDGSPAPAGTQIQAIINGQVRGSIVTSVPGQYGSSCLFATRLIVQPTEADSASHQPIRLEFLINGVKADQTMFFSSGIRSVSLSMHHPDTPSPTPTPTVTTQPPTATPTPEPTLKAPVAEINGDPLSGNAPLDVWFRDVSGNDPARWNWSFGDGTFSTEQNPTHRYVSPGAYTVTLTVWNDAGNGFTAEPGFVRVTGTPFLMFPGSGRYPDDLDGDGKYEDLNGNGGLDFLDVILYFNNMDWIAQNEPEGIFDYNGNGNIDFNDLLILFDRV, encoded by the coding sequence ATGAGATATCGGTATTTTCGGGGAGCCATAGCTCCCGCAATAATTATATGTTGTTTTCTGGTATTTTCCAGCCCCGCAGCGGCTTTTGTTCCCCCTGCGGGTGAATATTACGGGACCGTCACCATCGACGGTTCCCCTGCTCCGGCAGGAACCCAGATACAGGCGATCATCAACGGCCAGGTGAGGGGAAGCATCGTCACCTCCGTCCCCGGGCAGTACGGCTCGAGCTGTCTGTTCGCGACCCGGCTGATTGTACAGCCGACAGAGGCGGACAGCGCGAGTCATCAGCCGATTCGGCTGGAATTCCTGATCAACGGGGTGAAGGCGGACCAGACCATGTTCTTCTCAAGCGGAATTCGTTCGGTCTCACTGTCCATGCATCACCCGGATACCCCTTCGCCCACCCCGACTCCTACGGTGACCACACAGCCTCCCACCGCTACGCCGACCCCTGAACCGACATTAAAAGCCCCCGTGGCTGAGATAAACGGGGATCCGTTGTCGGGAAATGCACCCCTCGACGTTTGGTTCAGGGATGTTTCCGGGAATGACCCTGCCCGCTGGAACTGGAGTTTCGGGGACGGGACCTTCTCTACGGAGCAGAATCCCACTCACCGCTACGTGTCCCCCGGGGCCTACACTGTGACCCTGACGGTCTGGAACGATGCGGGAAACGGATTTACCGCTGAGCCGGGTTTTGTCCGGGTCACTGGAACCCCGTTCCTCATGTTCCCGGGTTCCGGACGGTACCCGGACGACCTTGACGGTGATGGGAAATATGAAGACCTGAACGGCAATGGAGGGCTCGATTTTCTCGACGTCATTCTCTACTTCAACAACATGGACTGGATCGCACAGAACGAGCCGGAAGGGATCTTCGATTATAACGGGAACGGGAATATCGACTTCAACGATCTGCTGATCCTTTTTGACCGGGTATAG
- a CDS encoding flavodoxin family protein codes for MAGKEHLIRQEIILTNEGEFVLTLAEEDLSSVYPRLKRYTLTLEKKGDILAVFRTNTYEYSPLDPLKAKAALDRKAEIWSESLRGDTREFLSGIVQRRSTPPPAGAEPEVVIIQGSPRGDGNSSIMAAWAMEEASGLERTVKVIYPHDMAISPCIGCYQCYNTGTCTFADEMAETIDDVRKCRLLVVCTPVYTNTVPGGLKVLIDRFQAYHAERTIAPHEDGRPTYGVLLAVAGRNGQENFTCVQKVIGPFMRNIGIEPRGEILVDGTDELGDIRRVPGLKDRVKVLIRGLI; via the coding sequence ATGGCGGGAAAGGAGCACCTGATCAGACAGGAAATCATCCTCACGAACGAAGGGGAATTCGTGCTGACCCTTGCAGAGGAAGACCTCTCGTCTGTCTATCCCCGGTTGAAGCGTTACACACTCACACTCGAAAAGAAAGGCGACATACTGGCGGTCTTCCGGACCAATACCTACGAGTACAGCCCCCTCGACCCACTGAAAGCCAAGGCGGCGCTCGACCGGAAAGCGGAAATCTGGTCGGAGTCGCTTCGCGGTGATACCCGTGAATTCCTGTCCGGGATCGTGCAAAGGAGGAGTACTCCCCCGCCCGCCGGGGCGGAACCAGAGGTGGTGATAATCCAGGGAAGTCCCCGCGGAGACGGGAACTCGAGTATCATGGCGGCCTGGGCAATGGAGGAGGCATCGGGGCTGGAACGGACTGTGAAGGTGATCTATCCCCACGACATGGCTATCTCTCCCTGCATCGGCTGCTACCAGTGCTATAATACCGGCACGTGCACGTTCGCGGACGAAATGGCAGAGACCATCGACGACGTCCGGAAGTGCCGTCTCCTGGTCGTCTGTACCCCGGTCTATACCAATACGGTCCCGGGAGGACTGAAGGTGCTCATCGACCGGTTCCAGGCGTATCACGCCGAGAGAACAATCGCCCCGCATGAGGATGGAAGACCGACATACGGGGTGCTGCTCGCGGTCGCGGGGAGAAACGGCCAGGAAAACTTTACGTGTGTGCAAAAGGTGATCGGCCCGTTCATGAGAAATATCGGGATCGAACCCCGGGGAGAGATACTCGTAGACGGGACCGACGAACTGGGAGACATACGCCGGGTCCCCGGGCTGAAAGACCGGGTGAAGGTCCTGATACGGGGTCTGATCTGA
- a CDS encoding DUF6125 family protein, translating to MANQGHAGRELVDAAKNWHAIDGLWFIAVEARFGMEAAISCDKEVWERFSAIEARRIKERLQLPDNGRLDALEQALRQRLFSFVNEQRVTRVDPRTLEYYLVTCRTQQARDRKGLPKFPCRELGEVEHRSFARVIDPRIRVECISCPPDPPVPGFYCGWRFVIPP from the coding sequence ATGGCAAATCAGGGGCATGCCGGCAGGGAACTCGTGGATGCGGCAAAGAACTGGCATGCGATCGACGGGCTCTGGTTCATCGCGGTCGAGGCAAGGTTCGGGATGGAAGCAGCGATATCCTGCGACAAAGAGGTCTGGGAGCGTTTCTCGGCCATCGAAGCCCGGCGGATCAAGGAACGGTTGCAGCTCCCGGATAACGGAAGACTCGATGCCCTCGAACAGGCTCTCCGGCAACGGCTGTTCTCATTCGTAAACGAGCAGCGCGTGACGAGAGTGGACCCCCGCACACTCGAATATTACCTGGTCACCTGTCGTACGCAGCAGGCGAGGGACAGGAAGGGCCTCCCGAAGTTCCCCTGCCGGGAGCTCGGGGAAGTGGAGCACCGCAGTTTTGCCCGGGTCATCGACCCCCGGATAAGGGTGGAGTGCATCTCCTGCCCGCCCGATCCCCCGGTCCCGGGTTTTTACTGTGGCTGGAGGTTCGTCATACCCCCGTGA
- the hxlB gene encoding 6-phospho-3-hexuloisomerase has protein sequence MKDGERDLETSCYSIGELMQLMATRIKGIAVDLERKETSCFLDEMLAAKRIYVTGAGRSGLVSRAFAMRLMHIGFESYVVGETITPALSPGDTLVAFSGSGETNSIVDICETARDVGARICLITGAEDSRIMRIADCAVVLSGTLAYTVEAPAGYEVRQITGQYRSTSASFAPLGTLYEASALIFSDAIITAMMEARHCSIDEVKGRLSNVQ, from the coding sequence ATGAAAGACGGGGAGAGGGATCTGGAGACCTCCTGTTACTCCATCGGCGAACTCATGCAGTTGATGGCGACCAGGATAAAGGGGATCGCAGTTGATCTAGAACGAAAGGAGACATCCTGCTTTCTCGACGAGATGCTCGCCGCGAAAAGGATCTATGTGACAGGGGCCGGGAGATCAGGCCTCGTATCCAGGGCATTCGCGATGCGGCTCATGCACATCGGGTTCGAGTCCTACGTAGTTGGCGAGACTATCACCCCCGCGTTGTCCCCCGGGGACACCCTTGTCGCATTCTCGGGATCGGGTGAGACGAATTCCATCGTGGACATATGCGAAACGGCACGGGATGTCGGTGCCAGGATCTGCCTGATCACCGGGGCGGAAGATTCCAGGATTATGCGGATAGCAGATTGTGCCGTGGTCCTTTCTGGAACCCTCGCCTATACCGTGGAGGCGCCCGCCGGCTATGAAGTCCGCCAGATCACCGGGCAGTACAGATCGACCTCCGCCTCGTTTGCCCCGCTTGGAACCCTGTACGAGGCGTCTGCGCTGATATTCTCCGATGCGATCATCACGGCAATGATGGAAGCCCGGCACTGCAGCATCGACGAGGTGAAGGGAAGACTCTCGAATGTCCAGTAA
- a CDS encoding YIP1 family protein — MLSHVAEKVKGFLLKPAATFQATRSESLTSAFQYYVVLLVIFSILNAIVSITVGVVFFTDYVNQIAATGLLGTIGANVLSVFTGFVATLSLFMAYFLFLILLFGVFLDGFFYHVFVLLFGGTKGVVQTIKTVMYASTPFFILGWIPYISIIGVIWAWILLILGIKENHEMVLGHAILAVVVPLVLVLIFVVLGIAVVGTFMAALMSLVPGGPY, encoded by the coding sequence ATGTTATCTCACGTTGCGGAGAAAGTAAAAGGCTTTCTCCTGAAACCTGCCGCTACATTCCAGGCTACCCGATCCGAGAGCCTGACCAGCGCCTTTCAGTACTACGTGGTTCTCCTTGTCATCTTCAGTATTCTTAATGCGATAGTATCGATCACCGTCGGTGTAGTATTCTTCACCGACTACGTAAACCAGATTGCAGCAACCGGTCTCCTCGGGACTATCGGCGCGAACGTCCTGTCGGTGTTCACGGGATTCGTGGCAACCCTCAGCCTGTTCATGGCCTATTTCCTCTTCCTGATCCTGCTCTTCGGGGTATTTCTGGACGGGTTCTTCTATCACGTATTCGTGTTGCTCTTCGGAGGGACGAAAGGAGTGGTACAGACTATCAAGACCGTGATGTACGCGTCCACGCCGTTCTTTATCCTGGGGTGGATCCCTTACATCTCCATTATCGGAGTCATTTGGGCGTGGATCCTTCTCATCCTCGGGATAAAGGAAAACCATGAGATGGTGCTCGGTCATGCAATCCTGGCGGTAGTCGTTCCCCTGGTGCTTGTCCTGATATTCGTGGTCCTGGGCATCGCGGTAGTGGGAACCTTCATGGCCGCCCTGATGAGTCTCGTCCCGGGCGGACCTTACTAA
- the pfkA gene encoding 6-phosphofructokinase, with amino-acid sequence MKKIGILTSGGDAPGMNACIRSAVRTALAAGIEPVGVLRGFSGLIRGEFTPLDRSVICNIIHRGGTILETSRSAEFETREGRSRAASMVRDAGIDGLVLIGGDGTFHGGTLFQEETGIEVAGVPATIDNDVYGTDYCVGFDSAINCALEAIDRIRDTALSHERLFFIEVMGRDTGFIALESGIAGGAEEVLIPEDPMSEWELISRLREYFRAGKRSAIVVVAEADNPGWSFRLSREVHEATGIDSRVCVLGHVQRGGSPTARDRVLGSMLGSSAVNALQDGSSGCVAGELHGDEVLTPMKETWMKKKSLDSHLVMLKNLLSEE; translated from the coding sequence ATGAAAAAGATCGGGATTCTGACCAGCGGAGGAGACGCGCCGGGGATGAATGCCTGCATACGCTCGGCGGTGCGGACGGCGCTGGCCGCCGGCATCGAACCTGTCGGCGTCCTCCGGGGTTTTTCCGGGCTCATCCGCGGGGAATTCACGCCTCTGGACCGGAGTGTCATCTGCAATATCATACACAGGGGCGGCACGATCCTCGAAACGTCGCGCTCGGCCGAGTTTGAGACCCGGGAGGGGAGGTCGCGTGCCGCATCCATGGTCAGGGATGCGGGGATCGATGGCCTGGTGCTGATCGGAGGCGACGGGACATTCCACGGCGGGACCCTGTTCCAGGAAGAGACCGGTATCGAGGTGGCGGGTGTCCCCGCGACGATCGATAATGATGTTTATGGAACCGATTACTGCGTGGGCTTTGATTCCGCCATAAATTGTGCACTGGAGGCGATCGACAGGATCAGGGATACCGCCCTTTCTCACGAGCGCCTGTTCTTTATCGAAGTGATGGGACGGGATACGGGGTTCATCGCGCTGGAAAGCGGGATCGCGGGCGGCGCAGAGGAGGTGCTCATTCCTGAGGACCCGATGAGCGAATGGGAGCTCATCTCCCGGCTCAGAGAGTACTTCCGGGCAGGGAAACGAAGCGCCATCGTCGTGGTCGCGGAGGCGGATAACCCGGGATGGAGTTTCCGACTCTCAAGGGAAGTGCACGAGGCGACCGGGATTGATTCCAGGGTCTGTGTGCTCGGACATGTCCAGCGCGGGGGGTCGCCCACGGCCAGGGACAGAGTCCTTGGGAGCATGCTGGGATCATCAGCGGTGAACGCGCTCCAGGACGGCAGTTCCGGCTGTGTCGCGGGGGAGCTCCACGGAGATGAGGTCCTGACCCCGATGAAAGAGACCTGGATGAAGAAAAAAAGCCTTGATTCTCATCTGGTGATGCTGAAGAATCTATTATCCGAGGAATAA
- a CDS encoding aldolase, giving the protein MKIGDEGFVPLDVPVETRDIYRENYREITHGRGRLMLFAGDQKIEHLNDDFMGPGIHPDDADPEHLFRIAARGRIGVFATQLGLISRYGMDYGNVPYLVKLNSKTNLRKTADQDPFSPMLHTVGDVVRFRDRSGLSIRAVGYTVYPGSEFESEMLRQAARIVVSAHRYGLVTVLWMYPRGKSVRDETAPHLVAGAAGIAAALGSDFAKVNVPEKDGVQVPELLKEATNAGGRTKIICSGGPSVDEAQFLKGLYNQIHLGGTSGNATGRNIHQKSLQEAVRMCDAIAAISLDDTGPDEALKIIGK; this is encoded by the coding sequence ATGAAGATTGGGGATGAGGGCTTCGTCCCGCTCGATGTGCCGGTGGAGACGCGGGATATATATCGCGAAAATTACAGGGAGATAACTCACGGGCGCGGACGGCTGATGCTCTTTGCAGGCGACCAGAAGATCGAACATTTAAACGACGACTTCATGGGACCGGGAATCCATCCGGATGATGCCGATCCCGAGCACCTTTTCCGGATCGCCGCGAGAGGAAGGATAGGCGTGTTTGCCACTCAGCTCGGGCTGATCTCCCGGTACGGCATGGACTACGGGAATGTCCCGTACCTGGTGAAACTGAACTCCAAGACAAACCTTCGAAAAACCGCCGACCAGGACCCCTTCAGTCCGATGCTCCACACGGTCGGGGACGTAGTACGGTTCAGGGATCGGAGCGGGCTCTCAATTCGTGCCGTGGGATATACGGTCTATCCCGGTTCCGAGTTCGAGTCGGAGATGCTCCGGCAGGCGGCCCGGATCGTGGTCAGTGCTCACCGCTACGGGCTGGTGACGGTACTCTGGATGTACCCGCGGGGAAAAAGCGTCCGTGACGAGACCGCTCCCCACCTCGTCGCCGGGGCTGCCGGCATCGCCGCGGCGCTGGGAAGTGACTTTGCGAAGGTGAACGTGCCTGAAAAAGACGGGGTCCAGGTCCCGGAATTGCTAAAAGAGGCCACTAATGCCGGGGGGCGGACGAAGATCATCTGTTCGGGGGGACCGAGCGTGGACGAAGCGCAGTTCCTGAAAGGTCTCTATAACCAGATCCATCTCGGAGGGACAAGCGGGAACGCCACCGGGCGGAACATCCACCAGAAGTCTCTTCAGGAGGCTGTCAGGATGTGTGATGCCATTGCTGCCATCTCTCTCGATGATACCGGCCCGGATGAGGCTTTGAAAATTATCGGAAAGTAG